The Candidatus Sulfotelmatobacter sp. DNA window CAGGCGGTCTCGAAATCTCCCGACAGCCGCGACTTCCAGCGTGCCTTGAGAGTGTCGCCGTAGGCGTCGGGCCAGGCGGCACCCACCCCCGCCGCCTTGCCGAGCGCGATCATCACGTCGCCCGATGGTCGCGCGTCGAACATCGGCAGCGGCTTCAACGCCGGCTGCACCATCGAGTGGACACCTTTCGCCGGCTCGGCGTCGTCGAGGGTCTCGAGCGCGTGCGTGGTCGGCAGCAGCAGATCGCAGGCCTCGGCAGTCTCGTCGAGCACGCTCGACAGCGAAATCTTGAAGCCGACCTTGTCGAGTGCCGCGTTGAGCCCCGCCCAGCCCGGCGCGCTGTAGGCGGGATTGGCGCGGTTCACCACCAGAACCTCGACCCTGCCCTCGCTCATGTCGCCGATCAGCTTCTGCAGATCGGCGAACGAGCCGAGTCCGTCCAAGTTGAGGGTGCGATCGAAGCGGACGGTCTTGCCGAGATTGCCGGCGACGTAGTTGAGCAGGTTGACCGCCGCGGCCAGCGCCACCGACTGCTCGTTCTGGGCGGCGATGCCGCCGGTCACGGCCAGGCTGGGAGCAGCCTTGGCGAAGTGGCGCGCCATCTCCTGCACGCGATCGGCGGGTACGTCGATCTGCGTCTCGACTGCCTCGGGCGTGAAGGGTGAGACCGCGTCGAACAGCGAGCCGCGCTCGGCAAGCGTCGGCCCCAGGCCCTCGCTCAGGATCACGCGCGCCATGCCGAGCGCCAGCGCCATCTCCCCGCCCGGACGCACCGCAATCCATTCGTCGGCGTTGGAGCCGGTGAGCGACAGGCGCGGCTCGACCGACACGAAGTGCGCGGGCGAAGTGCCGGCGCGCGCCGCCGCGAAGCCGCGCGCGTTGCCCGGCACGTCGAGCCAGGTCTCAAGGAAATCGGCGCCGAAGCTGACGATCATCTTCGCGGCGCCGAAGTCGAAGTTGGGGATGGTCGCCTGGCCGAAGGTGCGGCGATTGGCTTCGCGCAGCGATTCTTGCGCGAACGCCTCGTAGGCGAGGTGACTGGCGCCCACCGCCTTCTTCCAGTCGTCGATGAACGCCGCCATGGTACCGGTGACGTGGTCGGTCAACAGCGCCACGCCATGATGCGCGACCCGAGCCGCCGACAGCTTATCGCCGGCGAGCTTCAGGGCGTCATCCCAGGAGATCGGCTGCCAGGCGCCACCTTTCTTCACCATCGGCTGGCGGACGCGATCCGGATCGTAGAGGCCCTGCAGTGCGCCGTGCGCGCGCGAGCACAGCCCGCCGCGGTTCATCGGGTGCGCGGGATTGCCTTCGACCTTGATGGCGCGACCCTCGCGCGCCTTGACCAGGATGCCGCAGCCGACCGGGCACTCGCGGCAGGTGCTCGCATACCAGTAGGGGATGCCGACCAGGATGTCGGTGGGCGGCACCAGGTACGGAATCAGCTTCTCGGCCGGTGGCTCGGCGCAGCCCGACGCCGCGGCGGCGACGCCGAGGCCGACCAGCTTCAGGAAGTCGCGGCGCGGGAAGACGATGGATTCGCTCATGAGATCGGTGGGCTCAGTGGGCTCAGTGGTGGCAGGCGATGCAGTCGAGGGTGGCGGGGTGGACGGCATCGTTCTCGTGCTGGCGGTGGCAGCCCACGCACCAGCCCATCTTCATCGGAGCGTAGGCGTACATGACCGGCATTTGCTGCACCGGGCCGTGGCAATCGGTGCACTGAATTCCGGCCTTCACGTGACGAACGTGATTGAACTTCACGTGCGAGGGCAGCTTGTACACCTCGACCCAGGGAATCTGCTCGCCGCGCTCCCAGTAGCCGGTGAGCTTCACGATCTCGGGGCGATCGGCGACCGCGATCTTGTGGCAACCCATGCAGGTGCCGACCGGCGGCAGGTTGGCGA harbors:
- a CDS encoding molybdopterin-dependent oxidoreductase translates to MSESIVFPRRDFLKLVGLGVAAAASGCAEPPAEKLIPYLVPPTDILVGIPYWYASTCRECPVGCGILVKAREGRAIKVEGNPAHPMNRGGLCSRAHGALQGLYDPDRVRQPMVKKGGAWQPISWDDALKLAGDKLSAARVAHHGVALLTDHVTGTMAAFIDDWKKAVGASHLAYEAFAQESLREANRRTFGQATIPNFDFGAAKMIVSFGADFLETWLDVPGNARGFAAARAGTSPAHFVSVEPRLSLTGSNADEWIAVRPGGEMALALGMARVILSEGLGPTLAERGSLFDAVSPFTPEAVETQIDVPADRVQEMARHFAKAAPSLAVTGGIAAQNEQSVALAAAVNLLNYVAGNLGKTVRFDRTLNLDGLGSFADLQKLIGDMSEGRVEVLVVNRANPAYSAPGWAGLNAALDKVGFKISLSSVLDETAEACDLLLPTTHALETLDDAEPAKGVHSMVQPALKPLPMFDARPSGDVMIALGKAAGVGAAWPDAYGDTLKARWKSRLSGDFETAWTDLLAKGGQFEDAPPTSVRWAGAPAFAAPELKGSGSLSLVLFASPNLYDGRGANKAWLQELPDPTTKATWGTWVELHPDTAAKIGVKNGDAVKVQTEAGSVEVPAYVWAGVRPDVAAIPLGNGHTSYGRFAKGVGVNALALLSPAQDGASGALAYVSAKAQVSRGTHAPVLSVTQPHKGQEGRGIAQVIPVAALLGGAAAMAKEPGAERREENPMAELPGRDTEPRAGASTTFIPAHAITAFQSEEPARHPRAMPVDVGSYKNAKHHWAMSIDLNSCTGCSACMVSCSAENNVPTVGPELQRRGRDMFWIRIDRFEEKVGGSDAKVDVRHVPMMCQHCNDAPCEIVCPVYATYHTPEGLNGQVYNRCVGTRYCSNNCPYKVRAFNWFSYTTPDKPTFAFPEPLNWQLNPDVTVRSKGVMEKCTMCIQRILEGKGKAKDENRELHDGEFTTACAQSCPTQAIVFGDLMDPNSKVSKLSRGDPRRYWVLNELNTKPNVTYLKKVTWES
- a CDS encoding cytochrome c3 family protein; protein product: MTRALVLAFAMLTLTSGVASFAQKSFSLFPGTPQGPKQPINYSHQIHAGKLGMNCLYCHYGAEKSPIANLPPVGTCMGCHKIAVADRPEIVKLTGYWERGEQIPWVEVYKLPSHVKFNHVRHVKAGIQCTDCHGPVQQMPVMYAYAPMKMGWCVGCHRQHENDAVHPATLDCIACHH